One region of Pseudomonas sp. B21-040 genomic DNA includes:
- the glgB gene encoding 1,4-alpha-glucan branching protein GlgB, whose protein sequence is MSFSNKEQGHAKEALLPRSRDIDALVRAEHHDPFAILGPHGDGAGGQFIRAYLPDALSVQVLARDNGEELGNLEATQTPGLFVGHFDRAQAYLLRTRWAGGEQVCEDPYSFGPLLGEMDLYLFAEGNHRDLSSCLGAQLKTVDGVDGVRFAVWAPNAKRVSVVGDFNNWDGRRHPMRLRHPTGVWELFIPRLRVGEAYKYEILGTHGILPLKADPMALATTLPPDTASKVASPLTIDWQDHAWMQSRGERQRPTAPLSIYELHAGSWQCELDDLGEVARQYTWHELGERLIPYVKDLGFTHIELMPIMEHPFGGSWGYQLLSQFAPSARYGSPDDFAAFVNACHQAEIGVILDWVPAHFPTDVHGLAQFDGTALYEYGNPLEGFHQDWDTLIYNLGRTEVHGYMLASGLHWLKHFHVDGLRVDAVASMLYRDYSRKAGEWVPNRHGGRENLEAIDFLRHLNDVVALEAPGALVIAEESTAWPGVSQSTQQGGLGFAYKWNMGWMHDSLHYIQQDPVYRAHHHNELSFGLVYAWSERFILPISHDEVVHGKHSLIDKMPGDRWQKFANLRAYLSFMWTHPGKKLLFMGCEFGQWREWNHDQQLDWYLLQYPEHKGVQKLVGDLNRLYREEPALHEQDDAPQGFQWLIGDDAINSVYAWLRWSKEGRPVLVVANFTPVPREGYRVGVPFAGRWTEVINSDAALYAGSNYGNSGGAFSEETPSHGQALSLVLNLPPLAVLILRPEG, encoded by the coding sequence ATGAGTTTCTCGAACAAGGAACAGGGTCACGCCAAAGAGGCGCTACTGCCCAGGTCTCGGGATATCGATGCGTTGGTGCGCGCCGAACATCACGACCCTTTTGCAATTCTCGGTCCCCATGGCGACGGTGCCGGCGGGCAATTCATTCGAGCCTATTTGCCAGACGCGTTGAGCGTGCAGGTGTTGGCCAGGGACAACGGGGAGGAACTGGGCAACCTTGAAGCCACCCAGACACCGGGGCTGTTTGTCGGCCACTTCGATCGGGCGCAGGCGTACCTGTTGCGCACGCGCTGGGCCGGTGGCGAACAGGTGTGCGAAGACCCTTACAGCTTCGGCCCACTGCTCGGCGAAATGGATTTGTACCTGTTCGCCGAAGGCAATCACCGTGACCTGAGCAGCTGCCTCGGTGCGCAATTGAAGACGGTCGACGGTGTCGACGGCGTACGTTTCGCCGTGTGGGCGCCCAATGCCAAGCGCGTTTCGGTGGTGGGTGATTTCAACAACTGGGACGGTCGCCGCCACCCGATGCGCCTGCGTCATCCCACCGGGGTCTGGGAGCTGTTCATTCCGCGTCTGCGAGTAGGCGAAGCCTACAAATACGAAATTCTCGGCACCCACGGTATCTTGCCACTCAAGGCTGACCCGATGGCGCTGGCCACCACCTTGCCGCCAGACACCGCTTCGAAGGTCGCGTCACCACTGACCATCGACTGGCAGGATCACGCGTGGATGCAATCGCGGGGCGAACGTCAGCGTCCGACTGCGCCGCTGTCGATCTACGAATTGCACGCCGGTTCCTGGCAATGTGAACTGGATGACTTGGGCGAAGTCGCTCGCCAGTACACCTGGCACGAGTTGGGTGAGCGGCTGATTCCTTATGTGAAAGATCTGGGGTTCACCCACATCGAGCTGATGCCGATCATGGAGCACCCGTTCGGCGGCTCGTGGGGCTATCAACTGCTTTCGCAATTCGCCCCGAGCGCGCGGTACGGTTCACCCGATGACTTTGCCGCGTTCGTCAACGCCTGCCATCAGGCGGAAATCGGCGTGATTCTCGATTGGGTGCCGGCGCATTTCCCCACCGATGTCCATGGCCTGGCGCAGTTCGACGGCACGGCGCTGTACGAATACGGCAACCCGCTGGAAGGTTTTCATCAGGACTGGGACACGCTGATCTACAACCTGGGCCGCACCGAAGTGCACGGTTACATGCTGGCCTCGGGGTTGCACTGGCTCAAGCATTTCCACGTCGATGGCCTGCGTGTCGATGCGGTGGCCTCGATGCTCTATCGCGACTACTCGCGCAAGGCCGGCGAATGGGTGCCGAACCGCCATGGCGGTCGGGAGAACCTCGAAGCCATCGACTTTTTGCGCCATCTCAACGACGTGGTGGCACTGGAGGCGCCTGGGGCGCTGGTCATCGCCGAAGAATCCACGGCGTGGCCGGGTGTCAGCCAGAGCACGCAACAGGGCGGTTTGGGCTTTGCCTACAAGTGGAACATGGGCTGGATGCACGATTCGCTGCATTACATCCAGCAGGATCCGGTGTACCGCGCGCATCACCACAACGAACTGAGTTTTGGCCTGGTGTACGCCTGGTCCGAGCGATTCATCCTGCCGATTTCCCACGATGAAGTGGTCCATGGCAAGCATTCGCTGATCGACAAGATGCCCGGTGACCGCTGGCAAAAGTTCGCCAATTTGCGCGCCTACTTGAGCTTCATGTGGACGCACCCAGGCAAGAAGCTGTTGTTCATGGGCTGTGAGTTCGGCCAGTGGCGCGAGTGGAACCACGATCAGCAACTCGACTGGTACCTGTTGCAGTACCCCGAGCACAAAGGGGTGCAGAAACTGGTCGGCGACCTCAATCGGCTGTACCGCGAAGAACCGGCGCTGCATGAGCAGGACGATGCCCCGCAAGGCTTCCAGTGGCTGATTGGCGACGATGCGATCAACAGCGTCTACGCGTGGTTGCGCTGGAGCAAGGAGGGCAGGCCGGTGTTGGTCGTGGCCAACTTCACCCCGGTGCCGCGTGAGGGGTATCGCGTGGGCGTGCCGTTCGCCGGGCGCTGGACCGAAGTCATCAACAGCGATGCGGCGTTGTATGCCGGTTCCAACTACGGCAACAGTGGCGGGGCGTTCAGCGAGGAAACACCGAGCCATGGGCAAGCACTGTCGTTGGTGTTGAACCTGCCACCGCTGGCGGTATTGATCTTGCGCCCGGAGGGTTGA
- the treS gene encoding maltose alpha-D-glucosyltransferase, whose protein sequence is MAKKPKAATFIKDPLWYKDAVIYQVHVKSFFDSNNDGIGDFPGLIAKLDYIADLGVNTIWLLPFYPSPRRDDGYDIAEYRGVHADYGTMADAKRFIAEAHKRGLRVITELVINHTSDQHAWFQRARKAKPGSAARDFYVWSDDDQKYDGTRIIFLDTEKSNWTWDPVAGQYFWHRFYSHQPDLNFDNPQVMKAVLSVMRYWLDMGIDGLRLDAIPYLIERDGTNNENLPETHDVLKQIRAEIDANYPDRMLLAEANQWPEDTQLYFGDTDAKGLNGDECHMAFHFPLMPRMYMALAQEDRFPITDILRQTPEIPANCQWAIFLRNHDELTLEMVTDKERDYLWNYYAADRRARINLGIRRRLAPLVERDRRRVELLNSLLLSMPGTPTLYYGDEIGMGDNIYLGDRDGVRTPMQWSIDRNGGFSRADPASLVLPPIMDPQYGYLSVNVETQAGDPHSLLNWTRRMLAVRKQSKAFGRGTLKMLSPSNRRILAYTREFTGADGKHEIILCVANVSRSAQAAELDLSAYVGMVPVEMLGGNAFPPIGQLNFLLTLAPYGFYWFGLAAENQMPSWHVEPAQSLPDFTTLVLKKRMEELLEAPSRGTLEQGILPSWLQNRRWFAGKDAAIEQVSLAYGVRFGDPLHPVLLSEIEVTSAGQTHRYQLPFGFIPEDQVGAALPQQLALSRVRRGRQVGLITDAFSLEHFVRAVLQGMHNDTVLPSSAGDIRFEPTAELAKLGLTDESPVRYLSAEQSNSSVVIGNSLVLKLIRKLASGVHPELEMSAYLTQAGFANISPLLGSVVRRDEQGEDTLLMIAQGYLSNQGDAWEWTQNNLERALRDELADAVSEQEQHYNALGELKDFAGMLGQRLGEMHQVLATPTKDPDFAPQVTTQKEALASAKDVAAQMEHALKLLKHHQNELSPADNALVSRLLDNKKTILGHVLELGKKAAGGLRLRVHGDLHLGQVLVIKGDAYLIDFEGEPARTLHERRGKHSPYKDVSGVLRSFDYAAAMTINVHNVDNTAQAQAARQRVAERYLIEAKQAFVDAYRLAAASLAHAWQDPEGEDAALALFGLEKAAYEVAYEAENRPTWLPVPLHGLYGLLSGLKPFSDLGGE, encoded by the coding sequence ATGGCGAAGAAACCCAAGGCAGCCACGTTCATCAAAGACCCGCTCTGGTACAAGGACGCGGTGATCTATCAGGTTCACGTCAAATCGTTTTTCGACTCCAACAATGACGGGATCGGCGACTTTCCGGGCTTGATCGCCAAACTCGATTACATCGCCGACCTTGGCGTCAATACCATCTGGCTGTTGCCGTTCTACCCCTCGCCGCGCCGCGACGATGGCTACGACATCGCCGAGTACCGTGGCGTGCACGCCGATTACGGCACCATGGCCGACGCCAAACGCTTCATTGCCGAGGCGCACAAGCGTGGCCTGCGGGTGATTACCGAACTGGTCATCAACCACACCTCGGATCAGCACGCCTGGTTCCAGCGCGCACGCAAGGCCAAACCCGGTTCGGCGGCGCGAGACTTCTACGTCTGGTCCGATGACGATCAAAAATACGACGGCACGCGCATCATCTTTCTCGACACCGAGAAATCCAACTGGACCTGGGACCCGGTCGCCGGCCAGTACTTCTGGCACCGTTTCTACTCCCACCAGCCCGACCTGAACTTCGATAACCCGCAAGTCATGAAAGCCGTGCTCTCGGTCATGCGTTACTGGCTCGACATGGGCATCGACGGTCTGCGTCTGGATGCCATCCCGTACCTGATCGAACGTGACGGCACCAATAACGAAAACCTCCCCGAAACCCATGATGTCTTAAAGCAGATTCGTGCCGAGATCGACGCCAATTACCCGGACCGCATGCTGTTGGCCGAAGCCAATCAATGGCCGGAAGACACCCAGTTGTATTTCGGCGACACCGACGCCAAGGGTTTGAACGGCGACGAGTGCCACATGGCCTTTCATTTTCCGTTGATGCCGCGCATGTACATGGCGCTGGCTCAGGAGGATCGCTTCCCGATCACCGACATCCTGCGCCAGACGCCGGAGATCCCGGCCAACTGTCAGTGGGCGATTTTCCTGCGCAATCACGATGAGCTGACCCTGGAAATGGTCACCGACAAGGAGCGCGATTACCTGTGGAATTACTACGCGGCCGACCGTCGGGCGCGGATCAACCTGGGGATTCGCCGGCGCCTCGCGCCCTTGGTGGAGCGCGATCGTCGTCGCGTGGAACTGCTCAACAGTTTGCTGCTGTCGATGCCGGGCACGCCGACCCTGTATTACGGCGATGAAATCGGCATGGGCGACAACATCTACCTCGGTGACCGTGACGGCGTGCGCACCCCGATGCAATGGTCGATCGACCGTAACGGCGGGTTTTCGCGCGCCGACCCGGCCAGCCTGGTGCTGCCGCCGATCATGGACCCGCAATACGGCTACCTGTCGGTCAACGTCGAAACCCAGGCGGGCGATCCGCATTCGTTGCTCAACTGGACCCGGCGCATGCTCGCCGTGCGCAAACAATCCAAGGCGTTCGGGCGCGGTACGCTGAAAATGCTGTCGCCGAGCAATCGCAGGATTCTGGCCTACACCCGTGAATTCACCGGGGCCGATGGCAAACACGAAATCATCCTGTGTGTGGCCAACGTCTCGCGCAGCGCGCAAGCGGCAGAACTCGACCTGTCGGCCTACGTCGGCATGGTGCCGGTGGAGATGCTCGGCGGTAACGCCTTTCCACCGATTGGTCAGTTGAATTTCTTGCTGACGCTGGCGCCTTACGGCTTCTATTGGTTCGGGCTTGCAGCCGAAAACCAGATGCCGAGCTGGCACGTTGAACCGGCGCAGAGCCTGCCGGACTTCACCACGCTGGTGCTGAAGAAGCGCATGGAAGAACTGCTCGAGGCGCCGTCCCGTGGCACGCTGGAGCAAGGCATCCTGCCAAGCTGGCTGCAAAACCGTCGCTGGTTTGCCGGCAAGGACGCGGCCATCGAACAGGTCAGCCTGGCCTACGGCGTGCGTTTCGGTGATCCGCTGCACCCGGTGCTGCTGAGCGAAATCGAAGTGACGAGTGCCGGCCAGACCCATCGCTATCAGTTGCCGTTCGGCTTTATCCCCGAAGACCAGGTGGGGGCCGCGCTGCCCCAGCAATTGGCCTTGTCGCGGGTGCGACGCGGGCGCCAGGTGGGGTTGATCACCGACGCCTTTAGTCTTGAACACTTTGTCCGTGCAGTGTTGCAAGGCATGCACAACGACACAGTGCTGCCTTCGAGCGCGGGTGACATCCGGTTCGAACCGACCGCAGAGCTGGCGAAACTCGGTCTGACCGACGAATCGCCTGTGCGTTATCTGTCCGCCGAGCAATCCAACAGTTCGGTGGTGATCGGCAACAGCCTGGTGCTCAAACTGATCCGCAAACTCGCCTCGGGTGTGCACCCGGAACTGGAAATGAGCGCATACCTGACCCAGGCCGGGTTTGCCAATATTTCGCCGTTGCTGGGCTCGGTGGTTCGCCGCGATGAACAAGGCGAGGACACGTTGTTGATGATCGCTCAGGGCTATTTGAGCAATCAGGGCGATGCCTGGGAATGGACTCAGAACAACCTTGAACGCGCCTTGCGTGACGAGTTGGCCGACGCCGTGTCCGAGCAGGAGCAGCACTACAACGCACTCGGCGAGCTGAAGGATTTTGCCGGCATGCTCGGCCAGCGCCTCGGGGAAATGCATCAGGTACTCGCGACCCCGACGAAAGACCCGGACTTCGCCCCGCAGGTCACCACACAGAAAGAAGCGCTGGCCTCGGCCAAGGATGTGGCAGCGCAAATGGAACATGCACTGAAGTTGCTCAAACACCATCAAAATGAACTGAGCCCGGCGGACAACGCCTTGGTCAGTCGTTTGCTGGACAACAAAAAAACCATCCTTGGCCATGTGCTGGAACTCGGTAAAAAAGCCGCCGGTGGTTTGCGCCTGCGTGTCCACGGTGATTTGCACCTGGGGCAGGTGCTGGTGATCAAGGGTGACGCCTACCTGATCGATTTCGAGGGCGAGCCGGCGCGGACGTTGCATGAACGTCGGGGTAAGCACAGCCCGTACAAGGACGTCAGTGGTGTGTTGCGCTCTTTCGATTACGCCGCTGCGATGACGATCAATGTGCACAACGTCGACAACACCGCGCAGGCACAGGCTGCCCGTCAACGGGTGGCCGAGCGGTACTTGATTGAAGCAAAACAGGCATTTGTCGACGCTTATCGGCTGGCGGCAGCTAGTCTTGCTCATGCGTGGCAAGATCCGGAAGGCGAGGACGCCGCGCTGGCGTTGTTCGGTCTGGAGAAGGCGGCCTATGAAGTGGCGTATGAGGCCGAAAATCGACCCACTTGGCTGCCGGTGCCGCTGCACGGCTTGTATGGATTATTGAGTGGGCTTAAACCCTTTTCCGATCTTGGTGGAGAGTAG
- a CDS encoding alpha-1,4-glucan--maltose-1-phosphate maltosyltransferase translates to MTAQKPTELNYNPHMPLSQALLLPRIAIENTQPTLDGGQFAVKAVVGQDVVVSSKVFADGHDKLAVRLRWRADGDDIWQSEVMADQGNNGWQGQFRVERQGRYLFCIEAWIDQFASFCYELEKKHAARIPVSLELQEGRTLVQQAAGRSEGPLSEQLAALHHELSGLLENEQVALFVHQRSAELMAQADHRAYVSLSPEYPLDVERELAQFASWYELFPRSITDDPARHGTFNDVHSRLPMIQDMGFDVLYFPPIHPIGRSYRKGPNNSLTAGPDDPGSPYAIGSEEGGHEAIHSQLGTREDFRHLVATAADYGIEIALDFAIQCSQDHPWLQQHPGWFNWRPDGTIKYAENPPKKYQDIVNVDFYANDAIPSLWVELRDIVVGWVEEGVKIFRVDNPHTKPLPFWQWLIADVRALYPEVIFLAEAFTTPAMMARLGKVGYSQSYTYFTWRNTKHELATYFTELNESPWRECYRPNFFVNTPDINPFFLHESGRAGFLIRAALATMGSGLWGMYSGFELCEAAPIPGKEEYLDSEKYEIRPRDFNAPGNIIAEIAQLNRIRRQNPALHTHLGLKVYNAWNDNILYFGKRSADGSNFILVAVSLDPHNVQEATFELPLWEMGLPDDASTQGEDLMNGHRWTWYGKYQFMRIDPAYQPFGIWRITV, encoded by the coding sequence ATGACTGCGCAAAAACCGACAGAGCTGAACTACAACCCTCACATGCCGCTGTCGCAGGCGTTACTGCTGCCGCGAATCGCGATTGAAAACACCCAGCCGACCCTTGATGGCGGACAGTTCGCCGTCAAAGCCGTGGTGGGGCAGGACGTGGTGGTGTCCAGCAAAGTGTTTGCCGACGGTCACGACAAACTGGCGGTGCGGCTGCGCTGGCGCGCCGATGGCGATGACATCTGGCAAAGTGAAGTCATGGCCGACCAGGGCAACAATGGCTGGCAGGGCCAGTTCCGCGTCGAGCGTCAGGGGCGCTATCTGTTCTGCATCGAGGCCTGGATCGATCAGTTCGCCAGTTTCTGCTACGAACTGGAAAAGAAGCACGCAGCGCGAATCCCCGTCAGTCTTGAGTTGCAGGAAGGACGCACGCTGGTCCAGCAGGCCGCCGGGCGCAGCGAAGGTCCGTTAAGCGAACAATTGGCGGCGTTGCACCATGAGTTGTCCGGCCTGCTCGAAAACGAGCAGGTCGCGCTGTTTGTGCACCAACGTAGCGCCGAGCTGATGGCTCAGGCCGATCATCGCGCCTACGTGAGCCTGAGCCCGGAGTACCCGCTGGATGTCGAGCGGGAGCTGGCGCAGTTCGCCAGTTGGTATGAGCTGTTCCCGCGCTCGATCACCGATGATCCGGCCCGTCACGGCACGTTCAATGACGTGCACTCGCGGTTGCCGATGATTCAGGACATGGGATTCGACGTCCTGTACTTCCCGCCGATTCATCCCATCGGACGCAGCTACCGAAAAGGCCCGAATAATTCCCTGACCGCCGGTCCCGACGATCCCGGCAGTCCCTATGCCATCGGCAGCGAAGAGGGCGGGCATGAGGCGATTCACTCGCAACTGGGCACCCGCGAAGACTTCCGCCACCTGGTCGCCACGGCGGCGGACTACGGGATTGAAATCGCCCTCGATTTTGCGATTCAGTGTTCCCAGGACCACCCGTGGTTGCAGCAGCACCCGGGCTGGTTCAACTGGCGGCCGGACGGCACGATCAAATACGCCGAAAACCCGCCGAAGAAATACCAGGACATCGTCAACGTCGACTTCTACGCTAACGATGCCATCCCGAGCCTTTGGGTCGAACTGCGCGACATCGTGGTCGGTTGGGTTGAAGAGGGTGTGAAGATCTTTCGCGTCGACAACCCTCACACCAAACCGCTGCCGTTCTGGCAGTGGCTGATCGCCGATGTGCGGGCGCTGTACCCCGAGGTGATTTTCCTCGCGGAAGCCTTTACCACGCCGGCGATGATGGCGCGGCTGGGCAAGGTCGGCTATTCGCAGAGCTACACCTACTTCACCTGGCGCAATACCAAGCATGAGCTGGCGACGTATTTCACCGAGCTCAACGAGTCACCGTGGCGCGAATGCTACCGGCCGAATTTTTTCGTCAATACCCCGGACATCAACCCGTTTTTCCTGCATGAGTCGGGGCGCGCGGGCTTTCTGATCCGCGCGGCGCTGGCGACCATGGGTTCGGGTTTGTGGGGCATGTACTCGGGCTTCGAGTTGTGTGAGGCGGCGCCGATACCGGGCAAAGAGGAATACCTCGACTCCGAGAAGTACGAAATCCGCCCGCGGGACTTCAATGCGCCGGGCAACATCATTGCCGAAATTGCCCAGCTCAACCGGATTCGTCGGCAAAACCCGGCGCTGCACACGCACCTGGGCTTAAAGGTCTATAACGCCTGGAACGACAACATTCTGTATTTCGGCAAACGCAGCGCGGACGGTAGCAACTTCATTCTGGTGGCGGTCAGCCTGGACCCACACAACGTTCAAGAAGCCACTTTCGAATTGCCGCTGTGGGAAATGGGCCTGCCCGATGACGCCAGCACCCAGGGCGAGGACTTGATGAACGGCCACCGCTGGACCTGGTATGGCAAGTACCAGTTCATGCGCATCGACCCGGCCTACCAGCCGTTCGGGATCTGGCGGATTACCGTCTAG
- a CDS encoding DUF3203 family protein produces MTVRIENQTCFFILENGEEIRLCPDVTIITDSEKAMSAVDLNGQRVYITEAEADALTVAGAVDGRRHLKVTDSDSVI; encoded by the coding sequence ATGACCGTGCGCATCGAAAACCAGACCTGCTTTTTTATCCTGGAGAACGGCGAGGAAATTCGCCTGTGCCCCGACGTCACCATCATCACCGACTCGGAAAAAGCCATGTCCGCTGTCGACCTGAACGGACAGCGCGTCTACATCACCGAAGCAGAAGCCGACGCATTGACCGTAGCAGGCGCGGTGGATGGTCGCCGGCATTTGAAGGTCACCGACAGTGATTCGGTGATTTGA
- the ccoG gene encoding cytochrome c oxidase accessory protein CcoG, translated as MSDRIPVRLVESAPVQTFEPSRPKLKAKSSDNLIHTRSFTGLFRTLRLSGAGFLFLLFFGTVWLNWGDRQAVLWDLSESKFHIFGATFWPQDFILLSALLIIAAFGLFAITVFAGRVWCGYTCPQSSWTWIFMWCEKITEGERNQRIKLQAAPWGLNKLLRRSAKHTLWLAISLLTGLTFVGYFTPIRPLAEELLTWHMGGVSLFWVLFFTGATYINAGWLREAVCMHMCPYARFQSVMFDKDTLTISYDAARGENRGPRKREVKPAEVGLGDCIDCQLCVQVCPTGIDIRDGLQMECIGCAACIDACDSIMDKMGYARGLISYTSEHELQGGKTHLLRPRLIGYTAVLLVMIGALALALVERPMVSLDVSKDRGLFRENSQGQIENIYSLKVINKTQQRQDYRLTLVEGDGFQLQGKTQLSLAPGEIVDVPVSVAMTTERPASSSQAITFRVVDSDEPDIYSEAKSRFVAPMNR; from the coding sequence ATGAGCGATAGAATCCCCGTCCGATTAGTTGAAAGCGCCCCTGTACAGACTTTTGAGCCTTCGCGTCCAAAGCTGAAGGCCAAGTCCAGCGACAACTTGATCCATACCCGCAGTTTTACCGGCCTGTTCCGCACCTTGCGCCTGAGCGGTGCGGGTTTTCTGTTTTTACTGTTTTTCGGCACGGTGTGGCTGAACTGGGGCGACCGCCAGGCGGTGCTCTGGGACCTTTCCGAAAGCAAATTCCACATCTTTGGCGCGACCTTCTGGCCGCAGGATTTCATCCTGCTCTCGGCGCTGCTGATCATCGCCGCATTCGGCTTGTTTGCGATCACCGTGTTCGCCGGCCGGGTCTGGTGCGGGTACACCTGCCCGCAGAGTTCCTGGACCTGGATCTTCATGTGGTGCGAGAAGATCACGGAAGGCGAGCGCAACCAGCGAATCAAGCTGCAAGCCGCGCCATGGGGCTTGAACAAACTCTTGCGCCGCTCAGCCAAGCACACGCTGTGGCTGGCGATCAGCCTGCTCACCGGCCTGACATTTGTCGGCTACTTCACACCGATCCGGCCGCTGGCCGAAGAACTGCTGACCTGGCATATGGGCGGTGTCAGCCTGTTCTGGGTGCTGTTCTTTACCGGTGCCACTTACATCAACGCCGGTTGGTTGCGTGAAGCCGTGTGCATGCACATGTGCCCGTATGCGCGGTTCCAGAGTGTGATGTTCGACAAGGACACCCTGACCATTTCTTATGATGCTGCCCGAGGCGAAAATCGTGGCCCGCGCAAACGTGAGGTGAAACCGGCCGAAGTCGGCCTGGGTGACTGCATCGACTGTCAGTTGTGCGTGCAGGTCTGCCCGACCGGCATCGACATTCGCGATGGCTTGCAGATGGAATGCATTGGTTGCGCGGCCTGCATCGACGCCTGTGATTCGATCATGGACAAAATGGGCTACGCCCGCGGGCTGATCAGCTATACCTCGGAGCATGAATTGCAGGGTGGCAAGACGCACCTGCTACGGCCACGGCTGATCGGTTACACGGCGGTGCTGCTGGTGATGATCGGCGCCCTCGCCCTCGCGCTGGTGGAGCGGCCAATGGTGTCGCTGGACGTGAGCAAGGACCGTGGACTGTTCCGCGAGAACAGCCAGGGCCAGATCGAAAACATCTACAGCCTGAAGGTCATCAACAAAACACAGCAGCGTCAGGACTATCGTTTGACCTTGGTTGAGGGTGACGGCTTTCAGTTGCAGGGCAAAACGCAGCTGAGCCTGGCGCCCGGCGAGATTGTCGATGTGCCGGTGTCGGTGGCAATGACCACGGAGCGGCCAGCCAGCAGCTCGCAGGCGATCACGTTCAGGGTTGTCGACAGTGATGAACCGGACATTTATAGCGAAGCGAAGAGCCGGTTTGTTGCGCCGATGAACCGCTGA
- the mapR gene encoding GntR family transcriptional regulator MpaR (MapR regulates genes involved in Pseudomonas quinolone signal (PQS) production and anthranilate metabolism) — MKRYEKFADDIAELIRSGVLGPGQRVPSVRYASQTYGVSPSTVFQAYYLLERRGLIRARPRSGYFVNAHAPSPFSEPVISSQVNESTEVDVSELVFSVLDSIKDPNTVAFGSAFPSPSLFPLQRLSRSLASAAREMDPRMVVTDMSPGNPQLRRQIALRYMVGGLMLPMEELLITNGALEALNLCLQAVTEPGDLVAIEAPAFYACLQILERLKLKAVEIPVHPRDGIDLGVLAQTLERHPIKVCWCMTSFQNPMGATMPEAKKQELVELLRRHQVPLIEDDVYAELYYGQQAPKPAKAFDTQGLVMHCGSFAKSLAPGYRIGWVAAGRYAQKIERLKLMTSLCASMPAQAAIADYLQHGGYDRHLRKLRYALEEQQSAMLAAIARYFPAQTRVSQPAGGYFLWLELPAQMDSLKLFQMALAQGISIAPGPIFSPTQRFRNCIRLNYGSPWNEAAEKAMETLGRIVRSF; from the coding sequence ATGAAACGCTACGAAAAATTCGCCGACGACATCGCCGAACTGATCCGCTCCGGCGTCCTCGGTCCCGGCCAGCGCGTGCCTTCCGTGCGCTACGCCAGTCAAACCTACGGCGTCAGTCCGTCCACGGTGTTCCAGGCCTATTACCTGCTCGAACGCCGAGGCCTGATCCGCGCCCGGCCGCGCTCCGGCTACTTCGTCAACGCCCACGCCCCGAGCCCGTTTTCGGAGCCGGTGATCAGCAGCCAAGTCAACGAGTCCACCGAAGTCGACGTCAGTGAACTGGTGTTCTCGGTGCTCGACTCGATCAAGGACCCTAATACCGTCGCGTTCGGCTCCGCCTTTCCCAGCCCCTCCCTGTTCCCGCTGCAACGCCTGTCGCGCTCGCTGGCCAGCGCTGCCCGGGAAATGGACCCGCGCATGGTCGTCACTGACATGTCGCCCGGCAACCCGCAATTGCGTCGACAAATCGCCCTGCGCTACATGGTCGGCGGGCTGATGCTGCCGATGGAAGAGTTGCTGATCACCAACGGCGCGCTGGAAGCCTTGAACCTGTGCCTGCAAGCGGTCACGGAACCCGGCGACCTGGTGGCTATTGAAGCGCCGGCGTTCTACGCGTGCCTGCAAATTCTGGAACGCCTGAAACTCAAGGCGGTGGAGATTCCGGTGCACCCTCGGGACGGCATCGACCTGGGTGTACTGGCCCAGACGCTGGAACGTCATCCGATCAAAGTCTGCTGGTGCATGACCAGCTTCCAGAACCCCATGGGCGCGACCATGCCCGAGGCGAAAAAGCAGGAATTGGTCGAGTTGCTGCGCCGTCATCAAGTACCGCTGATTGAAGATGATGTCTACGCCGAGCTGTATTACGGTCAGCAGGCGCCGAAACCGGCCAAGGCGTTTGATACGCAAGGGTTGGTGATGCATTGCGGCTCGTTCGCCAAAAGCCTGGCCCCCGGATACCGCATCGGTTGGGTCGCCGCCGGGCGTTACGCGCAAAAAATTGAACGCTTGAAACTCATGACCTCACTGTGCGCCTCGATGCCGGCGCAGGCAGCCATCGCCGATTACCTGCAACACGGTGGTTACGACCGGCATTTGCGTAAGTTGCGTTACGCCCTCGAAGAACAGCAAAGCGCCATGCTCGCCGCCATCGCCCGCTATTTTCCGGCACAGACCCGCGTCAGCCAACCGGCCGGCGGCTATTTCCTGTGGCTGGAATTACCGGCGCAGATGGATTCGCTGAAGTTGTTCCAGATGGCTTTGGCGCAGGGCATCAGCATCGCGCCGGGGCCGATTTTTTCGCCGACGCAGCGGTTTCGCAACTGTATCCGCTTGAATTACGGCAGCCCCTGGAATGAGGCGGCGGAGAAAGCCATGGAGACGTTGGGGCGGATTGTGCGGTCGTTCTGA